A portion of the Streptomyces coeruleoprunus genome contains these proteins:
- a CDS encoding PspC domain-containing protein, whose amino-acid sequence MTSTTPAPPEAPAAPPHPPLRRTTRQKVVAGVCGGLGRHFDLDPVVFRVVLGVLAVAGGIGLIFYGFAWLLIAADGEEENEARRLLSGRVEGASLTAVLMALVGCGLFLSMLGANGQTISFAILLACGLSGAALWSQRRRLAGDREPDAAAAAHTVPEAPPETQAPPPPGGMMSWWRDPIVKDGSTGPVPVGYLWGPPDSDADQPAPAPPHRPWGAGAPPRPAQPAGPRSIGGLVLVLALLAGVIGTAAAWDGQPLAVCLQIGLASALTVFGLGLAVSSFLGRTGFGTVFMTVVTALLLAGASALPHEIGTQFTRAEWRPATVAEVQPRYELGSGSATLDLSALDIPAEGTARTAAELGAGHLEVVVPPDVTVNVHAEAGLGEVLLPGAAAQERHEGPAQDVTVSIPPPAGVIRGGTLDLHLEVAIGLVEVTRAAS is encoded by the coding sequence ATGACGAGCACGACGCCCGCCCCGCCGGAGGCACCCGCCGCCCCGCCGCACCCGCCGCTGCGGCGTACGACGCGGCAGAAGGTCGTGGCCGGGGTGTGCGGGGGCCTCGGCCGGCACTTCGACCTCGACCCGGTGGTGTTCCGGGTCGTGCTCGGCGTGCTCGCCGTGGCCGGCGGCATAGGGCTGATCTTCTACGGCTTCGCCTGGCTGCTGATCGCCGCCGACGGCGAGGAGGAGAACGAGGCGCGGCGGCTGCTGTCCGGGCGGGTCGAGGGCGCCTCGCTGACCGCGGTGCTGATGGCGCTCGTGGGCTGCGGGCTGTTCCTGTCGATGCTCGGCGCCAACGGGCAGACCATATCGTTCGCGATCCTGCTGGCCTGCGGCCTGAGCGGAGCGGCCCTGTGGTCGCAGCGGCGCCGCCTCGCCGGGGACCGGGAGCCCGACGCGGCCGCCGCCGCGCACACCGTGCCGGAGGCGCCGCCGGAGACCCAGGCACCGCCGCCGCCCGGCGGGATGATGTCCTGGTGGCGCGACCCCATCGTCAAGGACGGCTCCACGGGCCCGGTGCCCGTCGGCTACCTGTGGGGACCGCCCGACAGTGACGCCGACCAGCCGGCGCCCGCGCCTCCGCACCGCCCCTGGGGTGCGGGCGCGCCGCCGCGCCCTGCCCAGCCGGCCGGGCCGCGCTCGATCGGGGGGCTCGTCCTGGTGCTGGCGCTGCTCGCGGGCGTCATCGGCACGGCGGCCGCGTGGGACGGGCAGCCGCTCGCGGTCTGTCTGCAGATCGGGCTCGCGAGCGCCCTGACCGTGTTCGGGCTCGGGCTGGCCGTCAGCTCCTTCCTGGGCCGTACGGGCTTCGGCACGGTGTTCATGACGGTCGTCACCGCGCTGCTGCTGGCGGGCGCGTCGGCGCTGCCCCATGAGATCGGCACGCAGTTCACGCGCGCCGAATGGCGGCCCGCCACGGTCGCCGAGGTCCAGCCCCGGTACGAGTTGGGCAGCGGCTCCGCGACCCTCGACCTGTCGGCGCTGGACATCCCGGCCGAGGGCACCGCGCGCACCGCGGCGGAGCTGGGCGCGGGCCACCTGGAGGTCGTGGTGCCCCCGGACGTGACGGTGAACGTGCACGCGGAGGCGGGCCTCGGCGAGGTGCTGCTGCCGGGCGCCGCCGCGCAGGAGCGGCACGAGGGGCCGGCGCAGGACGTGACGGTCAGCATCCCGCCGCCCGCCGGTGTCATCCGCGGGGGCACCCTGGACCTGCACCTGGAGGTCGCGATCGGACTGGTGGAGGTCACCCGTGCTGCGTCATGA
- a CDS encoding DoxX family membrane protein, with translation MAHTYGNGQPGAERGWRAVASRYALLPLRIFLGVTFVYAGLDKLTDDRFMSASGSGSVGELMRSVRDGSAVPWLVDLALRSPEGFGYAIGFGELAVGIGTLAGLLARLAAAGGALISLSLWLTVSWQSDPYYYGNDLAYLMAWLPLVLAGAPMFSLDAVRAARRRRTR, from the coding sequence ATGGCGCACACGTACGGCAACGGACAGCCGGGAGCCGAGCGCGGATGGCGGGCGGTCGCGTCCCGCTACGCGCTGCTGCCACTGCGGATCTTCCTCGGCGTCACCTTCGTGTACGCGGGGCTCGACAAGCTGACCGACGACCGGTTCATGTCCGCCTCGGGATCCGGCTCCGTCGGCGAGCTGATGCGGTCCGTACGGGACGGGTCGGCCGTGCCGTGGCTGGTCGACCTGGCGCTGCGCAGCCCCGAGGGCTTCGGGTACGCCATCGGGTTCGGCGAGCTGGCCGTCGGGATCGGCACGCTGGCCGGGCTGCTGGCGCGGCTCGCCGCCGCGGGCGGGGCGCTCATCTCGCTGAGCCTGTGGCTGACCGTCAGCTGGCAGAGCGACCCGTACTACTACGGCAACGACCTGGCCTATCTGATGGCGTGGCTGCCGCTCGTGCTCGCCGGGGCGCCCATGTTCTCGCTGGACGCGGTCCGGGCGGCGCGCCGCCGCCGCACGCGGTAG
- a CDS encoding class II aldolase/adducin family protein produces the protein MRDASSDRDDDPPAIALPPAHTSPEEERAHRRQRLAEALRIFACLGYEDGVSGLLTARDPELPDHCWANPFGAPFSSLGEDDLVLVDADGRVVRGSGHVNQAAYVVHAAVHRARPEVVAVAHGHTPYGRALAALGETLDPLSQEACAFYEDHALYDRYTGVAVDPDEARRIAAALGGRKALVLRNHGLLTVGSSVDAAAWWFIQLERCSQVQLAARAAGKPVLIGRRDALATRERLGGDLAAWLNYQPLRCRTG, from the coding sequence ATGAGGGACGCCTCCAGCGACCGCGACGACGACCCGCCGGCCATCGCCCTGCCGCCCGCCCACACCTCCCCCGAAGAGGAACGCGCCCACCGCCGTCAGCGCCTCGCGGAAGCGCTGCGGATCTTCGCGTGCCTCGGCTACGAGGACGGGGTCTCCGGGCTCCTCACCGCCCGCGACCCCGAGCTGCCCGACCACTGCTGGGCCAACCCGTTCGGCGCCCCGTTCTCCTCGCTCGGCGAGGACGACCTGGTCCTGGTCGACGCGGACGGCCGGGTGGTGCGCGGCTCCGGGCACGTCAACCAGGCCGCGTACGTGGTCCATGCCGCCGTGCACCGGGCCCGCCCCGAGGTCGTCGCCGTCGCCCACGGCCACACGCCGTACGGCCGGGCGCTGGCCGCGCTCGGCGAGACCCTCGATCCGCTCAGCCAGGAGGCCTGCGCCTTCTACGAGGACCACGCCCTGTACGACCGGTACACGGGCGTCGCGGTCGACCCGGACGAGGCCCGGCGCATCGCCGCCGCCCTCGGCGGGCGCAAGGCGCTGGTGCTGCGGAACCACGGCCTGCTGACCGTGGGGTCATCGGTGGACGCGGCCGCCTGGTGGTTCATCCAGCTGGAGCGGTGCAGCCAGGTGCAGCTGGCCGCACGCGCGGCGGGCAAGCCGGTCCTGATCGGCCGCCGCGACGCCCTGGCGACCCGGGAGCGGCTGGGCGGCGACCTGGCCGCCTGGCTGAACTACCAGCCGCTGCGGTGCCGGACCGGTTGA
- the guaA gene encoding glutamine-hydrolyzing GMP synthase, producing the protein MSPATPAAASPDSSPDVVLVVDFGAQYAQLIARRVREARVYSEIVPSTMPVAEMLARNPKAIILSGGPSSVYEEGAPRLDRAIFEAGVPVFGMCYGFQLMATTLGGTVDNTGAREYGRTPLHVSKGGSTLFEGTPVEQSVWMSHGDACSAAPEGFTVTASTDVVPVAAFENDEKKLYGVQYHPEVMHSTHGQQILEHFLYRGAGIEPSWTTGNVIDEQVALIREQVGTKRAICGLSGGVDSAVAAALVQRAIGDQLTCVYVDHGLMRKDETEQVEKDFVAATGVQLKVVDAQERFLGALAGVTDPEEKRKIIGREFIRVFEQAQAEIIAEASGDQPVEFLVQGTLYPDVVESGGGTGTANIKSHHNVGGLPEDLEFQLVEPLRKLFKDEVRMVGQELGLPEEIVQRQPFPGPGLGIRIVGEVTKERLDLLREADAIAREELTAAGLDREIWQCPVVLLADVRSVGVQGDGRTYGHPIVLRPVSSEDAMTADWTRMPYDVLARISTRITNEVKDVNRVVLDVTSKPPGTIEWE; encoded by the coding sequence GTGTCACCAGCGACCCCCGCCGCCGCCTCGCCCGACAGCAGCCCGGACGTAGTCCTCGTTGTCGACTTCGGCGCGCAGTACGCCCAGCTCATCGCCCGCCGCGTCCGTGAGGCCCGGGTCTACAGCGAGATCGTCCCGTCCACCATGCCGGTGGCCGAGATGCTGGCCAGGAACCCCAAGGCGATCATCCTCTCCGGCGGCCCGTCCTCCGTGTACGAGGAGGGCGCCCCCCGCCTCGACCGCGCGATCTTCGAGGCCGGTGTCCCCGTCTTCGGCATGTGCTACGGCTTCCAGCTGATGGCCACGACCCTCGGCGGCACCGTCGACAACACCGGTGCCCGCGAGTACGGGCGTACGCCGCTGCACGTGTCCAAGGGCGGCTCCACGCTCTTCGAGGGCACGCCCGTCGAGCAGTCCGTGTGGATGTCCCACGGTGACGCCTGCTCCGCCGCGCCCGAGGGCTTCACCGTCACCGCGTCCACCGACGTCGTGCCGGTCGCCGCGTTCGAGAACGACGAGAAGAAGCTGTACGGCGTGCAGTACCACCCCGAGGTGATGCACTCCACGCACGGCCAGCAGATCCTCGAGCACTTCCTCTACCGGGGCGCCGGTATCGAGCCGTCCTGGACCACCGGGAACGTCATCGACGAGCAGGTCGCCCTCATCCGCGAGCAGGTCGGCACCAAGCGCGCCATCTGCGGGCTCTCCGGCGGTGTCGACTCCGCCGTCGCCGCCGCGCTCGTCCAGCGGGCCATCGGCGACCAGCTCACCTGCGTCTACGTCGACCACGGGCTCATGCGCAAGGACGAGACCGAGCAGGTCGAGAAGGACTTCGTCGCCGCGACCGGCGTCCAGCTGAAGGTCGTCGACGCGCAGGAGCGGTTCCTCGGCGCCCTCGCCGGGGTCACCGACCCCGAGGAGAAGCGCAAGATCATCGGCCGGGAGTTCATCCGCGTCTTCGAGCAGGCGCAGGCCGAGATCATCGCCGAGGCGTCGGGCGACCAGCCCGTCGAGTTCCTCGTGCAGGGGACCCTGTACCCCGACGTCGTCGAGTCCGGCGGCGGTACGGGCACCGCCAACATCAAGTCCCACCACAACGTGGGCGGCCTCCCCGAGGACCTCGAGTTCCAGCTCGTCGAGCCGCTGCGCAAGCTGTTCAAGGACGAGGTGCGCATGGTGGGGCAGGAGCTGGGCCTGCCCGAGGAGATCGTGCAGCGGCAGCCCTTCCCGGGGCCCGGGCTCGGTATCCGTATCGTCGGCGAGGTCACCAAGGAGCGTCTGGACCTGCTCCGCGAGGCCGACGCCATCGCCCGCGAGGAGCTGACCGCCGCCGGTCTCGACCGCGAGATCTGGCAGTGCCCGGTCGTGCTGCTCGCCGATGTGCGGTCCGTGGGCGTGCAGGGCGACGGGCGGACCTACGGGCACCCGATCGTGCTGCGGCCCGTCTCGTCCGAGGACGCCATGACCGCCGACTGGACGCGGATGCCGTACGACGTGCTCGCGCGGATCTCGACGCGCATCACCAACGAGGTCAAGGACGTCAACCGCGTCGTCCTCGACGTGACGAGCAAGCCGCCGGGCACCATCGAGTGGGAGTGA
- a CDS encoding chorismate mutase has product MTATKTPTEQTGARTEDAAELITGARERIDALDDRIIGLIQERVAVSAVIQEARIASGGRRVNLAREMEVLAHYRDALGKPGTSFAMTMLELCRGRI; this is encoded by the coding sequence ATGACCGCCACCAAGACCCCCACCGAGCAGACCGGCGCCCGCACCGAGGACGCGGCCGAGCTGATCACCGGCGCCCGCGAACGCATCGACGCGCTCGACGACCGGATCATCGGCCTGATCCAGGAGCGCGTGGCCGTCTCGGCCGTCATCCAGGAGGCCCGTATCGCCTCGGGCGGCCGGCGCGTGAACCTGGCCCGCGAGATGGAGGTGCTGGCCCACTACAGGGACGCGCTGGGCAAGCCGGGCACGTCCTTCGCGATGACGATGCTGGAGCTGTGCCGGGGCCGCATCTGA